A genomic stretch from Spongiibacter nanhainus includes:
- the bcsZ gene encoding cellulose synthase complex periplasmic endoglucanase BcsZ has translation MHRALQWLIVGVCLSGSVSASTELCEWPRWQQFKAEHIRDGQVLEKRAQELRTTSEGQAYSLFFALVADDRRAFNEILNWTERHLARGDLTAQLPAWLWVESSGGQGHIADNNAASDADLWMSYALLEAGRRWQSHRYSSLGYLLVRRIASAEAHSVEDLGTVLLPGPEGFAGKSGSVRLNPSYLAPPLLDYLAERFPSGHWPALRASSARVLLDSLQPRGAAPDWIRFDNGAWQRTLPDRIGSYDAIRVYLWVGMLADSHPLRQPLLNAMQPMALSLRELPVPERIDTVSGRRQGAGPYGFSAAVLPLMKQLNYSEAVANHRQRVDDAWPVNTGGSKQESERYDGYYNRVLSLFGLGWLEQRFFFEESGQLQAASWAPSCG, from the coding sequence ATGCATCGCGCATTGCAGTGGCTAATTGTGGGTGTATGCCTCAGTGGGAGCGTAAGCGCCTCCACTGAGCTGTGTGAGTGGCCGCGCTGGCAGCAGTTCAAGGCAGAGCATATTCGTGACGGGCAGGTCCTTGAGAAGCGGGCGCAGGAGCTGCGCACCACCTCGGAAGGTCAGGCCTACAGTTTGTTCTTTGCCCTGGTGGCCGATGATCGACGCGCCTTCAATGAGATTCTTAACTGGACGGAACGGCATCTGGCTAGGGGTGACCTTACCGCCCAATTGCCTGCATGGTTGTGGGTCGAGTCGTCTGGCGGCCAGGGCCATATCGCTGATAACAATGCCGCTAGTGATGCCGATTTATGGATGAGCTACGCGCTCCTAGAAGCGGGGCGGCGATGGCAATCTCATCGCTATAGTAGCTTGGGTTACTTGTTGGTCAGACGAATTGCCAGCGCAGAGGCCCACTCTGTCGAGGACCTGGGGACCGTGCTGCTGCCTGGTCCTGAAGGTTTTGCCGGTAAGTCTGGCTCGGTACGGCTCAACCCCAGTTATCTTGCCCCGCCACTCTTAGATTACTTGGCAGAACGATTCCCCTCCGGTCATTGGCCGGCGCTGCGTGCAAGCAGTGCTAGGGTGCTACTCGATTCGCTCCAGCCCCGGGGGGCGGCGCCAGATTGGATTCGCTTTGACAATGGAGCATGGCAGCGGACCTTGCCAGATCGTATAGGTAGTTACGATGCCATTCGGGTGTATCTCTGGGTGGGAATGCTGGCAGATTCTCATCCACTTCGACAGCCTCTACTGAACGCCATGCAGCCCATGGCGTTATCGTTGCGTGAGCTTCCAGTACCAGAGCGAATCGATACTGTTAGCGGCCGGCGGCAGGGTGCCGGCCCCTATGGATTTTCCGCGGCAGTTCTACCTCTAATGAAACAACTCAACTATTCCGAGGCCGTGGCGAACCACCGGCAGCGTGTCGATGATGCCTGGCCGGTTAACACAGGGGGAAGTAAACAAGAGTCGGAACGCTACGACGGTTATTACAATCGGGTGCTGAGCTTGTTCGGGCTCGGGTGGCTTGAACAGCGTTTTTTCTTTGAGGAATCTGGCCAGCTGCAGGCGGCTAGTTGGGCACCGTCATGCGGCTAG
- a CDS encoding ABC1 kinase family protein: MAVKDKRGRRIFAAGVRTVGRGMLRTLTRSEAGAHWAKVGEDWYQTLGELKGAAMKLGQLASQYHDLLPPELAQQLARLQSSAEPLPWEVVEEVLHQQWLKSQWNAISEINPEPLASASIGQVHTAWLKNGTKVAVKVRYPGVAAAMDSDIKKLGRILSAAGILQLDKASLAGLLAEIRERMAEEMDYQREREHLELFAGLPGMQGLVVPAVVGKLCAEGVLVTEFAEGETIDVAQTWPQPLRDAIAARYVDWLIAQIFEHGIVHADPHPGNFKFREDGTIVLLDFGCVKRVSPQHRGSMAALMHAVLAENYEGLHYHLGQLGGLATPEAPLTDKLQPIYAESAAFLRERMLEVPYFDFSEPSFIPDARAIGRRALPQWRAFKPIPELAFVMRALSGAYWLLRRLESQVDIRERIQDIPQSPEERLP; this comes from the coding sequence ATGGCTGTTAAGGACAAGCGTGGCCGTCGTATTTTTGCTGCCGGCGTGCGCACAGTGGGTCGCGGAATGCTGCGCACCCTTACCCGCAGCGAGGCGGGGGCCCATTGGGCCAAAGTGGGGGAGGACTGGTATCAGACTCTCGGGGAGTTGAAAGGCGCAGCCATGAAGTTGGGCCAGTTGGCCTCCCAGTACCACGATCTTCTTCCACCTGAGCTAGCTCAGCAACTCGCCAGGCTACAAAGCAGTGCAGAGCCACTGCCCTGGGAGGTGGTGGAAGAGGTGCTGCATCAGCAGTGGTTGAAATCCCAGTGGAATGCGATCAGTGAGATCAATCCGGAACCTTTGGCCAGTGCGTCTATCGGTCAAGTGCATACTGCTTGGTTGAAAAATGGAACCAAAGTCGCGGTTAAGGTCCGTTACCCCGGTGTTGCGGCGGCAATGGATTCAGATATCAAAAAGTTGGGTCGGATTTTGTCGGCCGCCGGCATCCTCCAGTTGGACAAGGCCAGCCTGGCGGGGCTGCTTGCAGAAATTCGTGAGCGTATGGCCGAAGAGATGGACTACCAGCGTGAGCGGGAACACCTTGAACTCTTTGCTGGCCTGCCGGGTATGCAGGGTTTGGTCGTGCCTGCCGTGGTGGGGAAGCTGTGTGCAGAAGGGGTGCTGGTTACCGAGTTTGCGGAGGGCGAGACTATTGATGTCGCGCAAACTTGGCCCCAGCCCCTTCGCGATGCCATAGCGGCGCGCTATGTGGATTGGCTGATTGCCCAGATTTTTGAGCACGGTATCGTTCATGCCGATCCCCATCCCGGCAATTTTAAGTTTCGTGAAGATGGCACTATCGTGCTTCTCGATTTTGGTTGTGTGAAGCGGGTGTCGCCGCAGCATCGCGGGTCGATGGCGGCGCTGATGCATGCCGTGTTGGCCGAAAACTATGAGGGCCTTCACTATCACCTGGGACAGCTGGGTGGGTTGGCGACCCCCGAGGCGCCCCTGACGGATAAGTTGCAGCCGATCTATGCCGAGAGCGCAGCGTTTTTGCGGGAGCGCATGCTGGAGGTGCCGTACTTCGACTTCAGTGAACCGAGTTTTATACCTGACGCCAGGGCTATTGGGCGGCGAGCGCTGCCCCAATGGCGGGCTTTTAAGCCGATTCCCGAGCTAGCCTTTGTGATGCGCGCGCTGAGCGGGGCGTATTGGTTGCTGCGCCGACTGGAATCGCAGGTTGATATTCGCGAGCGAATTCAGGATATTCCGCAGAGCCCTGAGGAGCGCCTGCCCTGA
- a CDS encoding MBL fold metallo-hydrolase, translated as MALIHHIDHPFVEGVRLGRVNRKGQYNLITSCIVYRLGNTTIDTGPPREWQHLRGFLEGQTVSQVALTHHHEDHSGNGHQLQRQFGSTIYSHSNNHELLSNGLKLSPIRRATFGNVKPFTPNPLPAFIETNCGKRLQPIHMPGHTNDLVCYLEPDEGWLFTGDLYVSSKLKYMTVAEDVGDWISSLTAALNLDFDTLFCSHRAVVNNGKAVLAEKLAFFQEMKQNVYTLWQRGDSPKQIRKRLLGNEDIMSLMSGLHMSKQKIIDSCLDDLQGQ; from the coding sequence ATGGCGCTGATCCACCACATCGACCACCCCTTTGTAGAGGGCGTCCGGCTTGGTCGCGTTAACCGCAAAGGCCAGTACAACCTGATTACCTCCTGTATTGTCTATCGGTTGGGGAATACCACCATCGACACCGGCCCCCCAAGGGAATGGCAACACCTAAGAGGCTTTCTGGAAGGTCAAACGGTGTCCCAGGTTGCACTCACCCATCATCATGAAGACCACAGCGGTAATGGCCATCAATTACAAAGGCAGTTTGGCTCCACCATCTACAGCCACAGCAACAATCATGAGCTGCTGTCCAATGGCTTAAAACTGTCACCCATTCGTCGCGCCACCTTCGGCAACGTCAAACCTTTCACCCCCAACCCACTGCCCGCATTCATCGAGACCAACTGTGGCAAGCGCCTTCAACCCATTCACATGCCCGGCCACACCAACGATCTGGTGTGCTATCTTGAGCCTGATGAGGGCTGGCTATTCACCGGCGACCTGTATGTATCCAGCAAGCTCAAATACATGACGGTGGCAGAGGATGTGGGCGACTGGATCAGCAGTCTGACGGCAGCGCTGAACCTGGACTTTGACACACTGTTTTGCTCCCACCGAGCAGTGGTCAACAATGGCAAGGCCGTACTTGCAGAAAAGCTGGCCTTTTTTCAAGAAATGAAACAAAACGTCTACACCCTCTGGCAGCGGGGCGACTCACCCAAGCAGATTCGCAAACGCTTGTTGGGTAATGAGGATATAATGTCATTAATGTCCGGCCTGCATATGAGCAAGCAAAAAATCATCGATTCCTGTCTTGATGATTTGCAAGGCCAATGA
- a CDS encoding BLUF domain-containing protein codes for MYLARLIYTSVPTHDFSPDDISGILETARHNNREHSITGLLYFNHRYFLQCLEGSRSNINKIYQRILNDCRHQEPLLLDYREIEVRDFPEWEMAYLPETEQTRSLYMRYSPTGEFSPYHMSGESCHQLMLSLRKVLPAV; via the coding sequence ATGTACCTAGCGCGTCTAATATACACCAGTGTACCAACCCACGATTTTTCGCCCGACGATATATCTGGCATTCTTGAAACGGCCAGGCACAACAACCGTGAGCATTCGATAACGGGATTATTGTATTTTAATCATCGATACTTCCTACAATGCCTGGAAGGCTCGCGGTCAAATATCAACAAGATTTATCAGAGGATCCTTAATGATTGCCGCCATCAAGAGCCTCTACTACTGGACTATCGAGAGATCGAGGTGAGGGATTTCCCAGAGTGGGAAATGGCTTATCTTCCCGAGACCGAGCAAACGCGATCACTCTATATGCGCTATTCTCCAACTGGCGAATTCAGCCCTTATCACATGTCTGGGGAAAGCTGTCATCAGTTGATGTTGAGCTTGAGGAAAGTGCTGCCAGCCGTGTAG
- a CDS encoding DUF3429 domain-containing protein, which yields MCDQHSSPTLRPFWYIVAGGLGSLPFVVASFGALVGGSWMGLTGEVALHSYGVAIAAFMAGTLWGGTFTVARFSDAMLGMVAALATAFTVWMPVYQSLATLSVILATLWAYDVFRYYRYALPRWYLSLRCTLSSVAIVSLMVPVLL from the coding sequence GTGTGCGATCAGCACTCCTCACCCACATTGCGTCCATTCTGGTATATCGTCGCTGGCGGCTTAGGGTCCCTTCCCTTTGTAGTAGCGTCCTTCGGCGCACTCGTGGGTGGCAGCTGGATGGGGCTGACCGGCGAAGTCGCACTACACAGTTACGGTGTAGCAATAGCAGCTTTTATGGCCGGCACCTTATGGGGCGGGACCTTCACGGTGGCCCGTTTTTCGGATGCAATGCTGGGGATGGTCGCCGCACTGGCGACTGCCTTTACTGTTTGGATGCCGGTGTATCAATCCCTCGCTACACTCTCTGTCATCCTGGCGACACTTTGGGCATACGACGTTTTCCGTTACTACCGGTATGCCCTGCCGCGCTGGTACCTCAGCCTGCGCTGCACCTTAAGCAGTGTAGCCATCGTCAGCCTGATGGTTCCGGTGCTGCTCTAA
- a CDS encoding TIGR03643 family protein yields MTLQDESRIIEMAWEDRTPFEAIAFNYGLSEGEVIALMRRRLKPSSFRLWRRRVAGRKTKHEQLRHPGTIRAYCPSQYRHR; encoded by the coding sequence ATGACTCTGCAAGACGAGTCCCGCATTATCGAAATGGCCTGGGAAGACAGAACGCCCTTTGAAGCGATCGCATTTAACTACGGTTTGTCCGAGGGCGAGGTGATTGCGTTGATGCGGCGCCGCCTGAAGCCCTCGTCATTTCGGCTGTGGCGACGTCGCGTTGCTGGGCGCAAGACCAAGCACGAGCAGTTGCGCCATCCCGGTACAATCCGCGCGTATTGCCCAAGCCAGTACCGCCACCGGTGA
- a CDS encoding c-type cytochrome, translating into MISVMKRVVLTAVAVLPLTAIAEAPAKEALCRSCHGKAGAAPIMPAYPKLAGQNKAYLVSAIKAYRDGERKTGMAAVMAASAMGLTDADIEALADYYSSQ; encoded by the coding sequence ATGATTTCAGTGATGAAAAGAGTCGTTCTTACAGCCGTGGCAGTATTACCACTGACAGCGATTGCAGAAGCACCTGCCAAAGAAGCGCTGTGCCGATCCTGCCATGGTAAGGCTGGAGCGGCACCCATCATGCCAGCCTATCCAAAGTTGGCGGGGCAAAATAAGGCGTATCTGGTATCAGCAATAAAGGCTTATCGAGACGGTGAGCGGAAAACCGGCATGGCTGCAGTGATGGCCGCTTCTGCAATGGGGCTTACTGACGCCGATATTGAAGCTCTGGCAGATTACTATTCGTCTCAGTGA
- a CDS encoding cellulose synthase subunit BcsC-related outer membrane protein: MRLDGWTALRFTPLLAVAAGVWWWQSSQTFDESNSKPAEVSVSPAQPAVETSTLSPDGDDISDIVRRLQLAELSGRLDLMAGLLARANALAPSHPDVLFYRAYYALSEESVEDAQLAYQVARDAAIDERRLTQLKSYLDSQTEKRQQLQQAQILATAGRLDEALSLYEDLYPAGMPTLRLQLDITLLRGRAGQAWEQTRRQLESLNRRYPRFPDIELALANHYARRAATEAQAWALYRKLAEGPGLGRRAAGDWLQQLAARDPTPSVLDDYALLARRYPRDLAVQQALQRALTARDEERERLRDPHYRARKRGIAQLEAGDNVAAERSLRFALQGRPDDELVLGNLGLALIRLGRQDEAYPLLERALQVNRDPDLRSKWRTLSATAAFWGGLKEVSKLVDAGRFTAAQARLDQLYQLQPNNPSLWIAYAGWAEAQGRSADALDYYWQALRLDAESSSALRGSFRLREQTAGRVAALAWLESLTANQRRILAPQRDAIELAMHLAELEALAVDADANPEQVVDRAKALLAATQQGATLSPWQRRHLAMTLREAGEPEWADQLMAGWAGADGRGGDDALNTEMQFAYALYLSSNGALPAARDVLSRVPEAERSAAMTRSLTRWQIDLAFDDLSVPREGSLTEAQRRQLDQLEQHYADEEEAQLRIAEIWLAAGEMERAGAVIDRLTPADDWSLQTNLDYGDALIDLSRFRQFELWFLGLDRRNVSAAEQVAFTELRSRHQFNRARASEAAGKAVLAYSFYHQVAQRPGPHRVPALLGVLRTSQAAGNPDANPQSLATLLELLPSLSAVELVSLAEEADRMGRPELQLEALRALGDKPNAPAYILRNGVLQAESAAQWQLAEQLTVRAMRTHLAEQHADTEKLYRQLGSDWLSNSLRASVDRQRARVDGHVKIALDLSERESRERRWQVPVELKLPIPSLSGHLIARLDVVDVHSGNVNYLQANDAGNGVDRLPFSVRDRGVALGVGWQAENWWFDLGTTPIGFQEEAWVGGVGVNGSLLGLGWSAVLSRRPEMGTTLSYAGMAVPATARNRPGAEWGGVVRSGAKLGFSLDRGRALGAWWSLQYHQLTGQRVEDNDRFAALGGVYWRVINRDDLQWRLGVNVLHMQYDKNLEEFTLRHGGYYSPQQYLSLSLPVRVFGRWRDDWSYLIGASVSRSQKKEDAPLGLPGQSSDGGGNGFSVEAAIEKRIAAKWYIGVAGDIQRADFYEPNHLSLYLRYTFQNRWSPIPTPPESPILYGAFD, translated from the coding sequence ATGCGGCTAGACGGTTGGACGGCACTTCGCTTCACGCCACTGCTTGCTGTGGCGGCGGGCGTGTGGTGGTGGCAAAGCTCGCAGACGTTTGATGAGTCAAACAGCAAGCCTGCTGAGGTGTCGGTATCTCCGGCCCAACCTGCCGTTGAAACATCAACTCTCTCACCAGATGGTGACGATATCTCAGACATCGTGCGCCGTCTTCAGCTAGCGGAGCTTAGTGGCCGTTTGGATCTTATGGCGGGTTTGCTGGCCCGAGCCAATGCCTTGGCCCCCAGTCACCCGGATGTACTTTTTTACCGCGCCTACTATGCCCTTAGTGAAGAAAGCGTTGAAGATGCCCAGCTTGCTTATCAAGTAGCTCGGGACGCTGCAATAGACGAGCGTCGGCTGACACAATTGAAGAGCTACCTGGATAGCCAAACTGAAAAACGCCAGCAGCTGCAGCAGGCTCAGATTTTGGCTACCGCGGGGCGGCTCGATGAGGCGCTATCACTGTACGAAGATCTATACCCGGCAGGTATGCCGACCTTGCGGCTACAGCTCGACATCACCCTACTGCGGGGGCGGGCCGGCCAAGCTTGGGAGCAAACCCGTCGTCAACTCGAATCCCTGAACCGGCGCTACCCCCGCTTTCCGGACATTGAACTGGCGCTGGCCAATCATTATGCCCGGCGGGCTGCCACTGAAGCCCAAGCGTGGGCGCTGTATCGCAAGTTGGCAGAGGGCCCTGGATTGGGTCGCCGCGCCGCCGGGGACTGGTTGCAGCAGCTCGCCGCCCGTGACCCCACCCCCAGCGTACTGGACGATTATGCTTTGTTGGCACGCCGCTACCCGCGGGACCTGGCCGTTCAGCAGGCGCTGCAGCGGGCCCTGACTGCCCGGGATGAGGAGCGCGAGCGGTTGCGGGACCCTCACTATCGAGCCCGAAAGCGCGGTATCGCTCAGCTTGAAGCCGGTGACAACGTGGCGGCTGAGCGCTCGCTGCGTTTTGCGTTACAGGGCCGTCCCGATGACGAGCTGGTGCTAGGGAATCTAGGGCTGGCATTAATCAGGCTGGGCCGACAAGACGAAGCTTACCCGCTACTCGAGAGGGCCCTGCAGGTTAATCGCGATCCAGATCTACGCAGCAAATGGCGTACTCTTAGTGCGACGGCGGCGTTTTGGGGGGGCTTAAAGGAGGTGTCGAAGTTAGTTGATGCCGGCCGGTTTACAGCCGCCCAAGCGAGACTTGATCAGCTCTACCAATTGCAGCCCAATAATCCCAGTCTTTGGATTGCTTATGCGGGGTGGGCCGAGGCACAGGGACGCAGTGCCGATGCCTTGGACTACTACTGGCAGGCATTGCGGCTAGATGCCGAATCGTCCTCGGCACTCAGAGGTAGTTTCCGTCTGCGTGAACAAACCGCAGGACGTGTGGCGGCGTTGGCTTGGCTAGAATCTCTCACTGCCAATCAACGCCGTATCTTGGCTCCCCAGCGAGACGCTATCGAGCTGGCAATGCATTTAGCAGAGCTGGAGGCACTGGCTGTGGATGCCGATGCTAACCCTGAGCAAGTGGTCGACCGTGCCAAGGCACTGCTTGCCGCGACTCAGCAAGGCGCCACACTCTCTCCCTGGCAGCGGCGTCACCTGGCCATGACCTTACGGGAGGCTGGTGAGCCCGAGTGGGCAGACCAATTAATGGCAGGCTGGGCTGGGGCGGACGGGCGTGGGGGCGATGATGCTCTCAATACAGAAATGCAGTTTGCCTACGCACTGTATTTGTCATCCAACGGGGCGCTGCCAGCGGCCCGCGACGTGTTAAGTCGAGTGCCAGAGGCCGAGCGCAGCGCGGCGATGACTCGCAGTTTGACGCGTTGGCAGATCGATTTAGCTTTTGACGATTTATCAGTGCCTAGGGAGGGTTCGCTGACCGAAGCCCAGCGTCGACAGCTCGATCAACTAGAACAGCACTATGCCGATGAAGAAGAGGCCCAGTTGCGCATAGCTGAGATCTGGCTGGCAGCTGGAGAGATGGAGCGTGCGGGGGCGGTGATTGACAGGCTAACGCCAGCTGACGATTGGTCTCTACAAACCAATCTCGACTATGGTGATGCATTAATCGACTTGTCCCGTTTTCGCCAGTTTGAGCTGTGGTTTCTGGGTTTGGATCGGCGCAATGTCTCGGCGGCAGAGCAAGTGGCATTCACCGAGTTGCGCAGTCGCCATCAATTCAATCGCGCTCGGGCCAGCGAGGCGGCAGGTAAAGCCGTGTTGGCATATTCGTTCTACCATCAAGTGGCGCAGCGTCCAGGACCGCATAGGGTGCCGGCCTTGCTGGGCGTATTGCGAACCAGCCAGGCCGCGGGCAATCCGGACGCGAATCCCCAAAGCCTGGCAACATTGTTGGAGTTATTGCCGTCACTATCAGCGGTGGAGCTGGTGTCCCTGGCAGAGGAGGCCGATCGTATGGGGCGGCCTGAGTTACAGCTGGAAGCGTTACGAGCGCTGGGCGACAAGCCCAATGCGCCGGCCTATATACTGCGAAATGGCGTTTTGCAAGCGGAATCGGCAGCACAGTGGCAGCTCGCCGAGCAACTTACTGTGCGAGCAATGCGGACACACCTGGCTGAGCAACATGCCGATACCGAAAAACTGTACCGACAGCTAGGGAGTGACTGGCTAAGTAACAGTTTGCGAGCCAGTGTGGACCGACAGCGAGCCAGAGTGGATGGGCATGTCAAAATAGCACTCGATCTCAGTGAGCGTGAGTCCCGGGAGCGGCGCTGGCAGGTGCCGGTGGAGCTGAAGTTACCTATCCCTTCCTTGTCTGGACATCTGATCGCGCGCTTGGATGTGGTGGATGTCCACTCCGGCAATGTCAATTACTTGCAAGCTAACGACGCGGGTAATGGTGTTGATCGCCTGCCCTTTTCCGTGCGAGATCGCGGCGTTGCACTCGGAGTCGGCTGGCAAGCTGAAAATTGGTGGTTCGACCTAGGTACTACGCCTATCGGATTTCAGGAGGAAGCCTGGGTAGGCGGTGTCGGCGTTAATGGGTCGCTGCTGGGCTTGGGGTGGAGCGCCGTTTTATCTCGTCGACCTGAGATGGGCACCACACTGTCCTACGCGGGTATGGCGGTGCCAGCGACTGCCAGAAACCGCCCCGGGGCAGAGTGGGGCGGCGTGGTGCGCTCTGGTGCCAAACTGGGCTTCAGCCTCGATCGGGGGCGTGCGTTGGGAGCGTGGTGGAGTTTGCAGTATCACCAGTTGACCGGCCAAAGAGTGGAAGACAACGATCGCTTCGCGGCGTTGGGAGGCGTCTACTGGCGGGTTATTAATCGCGACGACCTGCAGTGGCGCCTGGGCGTTAATGTGCTGCATATGCAGTATGACAAAAACCTGGAGGAGTTTACCCTGAGGCATGGCGGTTACTACAGTCCTCAGCAGTATTTATCACTGTCACTGCCTGTGAGGGTATTTGGCCGTTGGCGGGATGATTGGTCCTATTTAATAGGAGCCAGTGTTTCCCGCTCCCAAAAAAAGGAAGATGCGCCGTTGGGTTTGCCGGGCCAAAGCAGTGACGGTGGCGGCAACGGCTTTAGTGTAGAAGCTGCCATCGAAAAGCGTATCGCGGCAAAATGGTATATCGGGGTTGCAGGAGATATTCAGAGAGCCGATTTCTACGAGCCCAATCACCTGTCCCTGTATCTGCGATACACCTTCCAAAATCGTTGGTCGCCCATTCCAACGCCGCCTGAGTCGCCTATTTTATATGGCGCGTTCGACTAA
- a CDS encoding HDOD domain-containing protein, translating to MPANATSQTLDAKSRLLKEIATSIRDGSLELPSLPDIAIEVRVAISKADLDINKLARLIQQDPGLAAYLMKVSHSAVYNRGNPVTSLTMAVSRLGLNTTRDLTMSYALRALFLINDTGVKRMLRQYWQRSVHTAALAHTMAKRYGFNPDRAMLAGLLQDIGALPILAKLKSYPELLNAPADTERLLREYTGKINGLILHAWQFDTEMKIAALNRENWMRDSDNSADLTDLILIARYHTYLHSGSHKTLPKLWDLPAFKRLGLEDVDPAEGIAFLKEAEQEIEDLRCTLQGG from the coding sequence ATGCCTGCGAATGCCACGAGCCAGACGCTGGATGCCAAGTCGCGCCTACTTAAGGAAATAGCAACCAGCATACGGGATGGCAGCCTGGAGCTACCCAGCCTGCCGGACATTGCTATTGAGGTGAGAGTCGCGATCAGCAAGGCCGATCTCGATATCAACAAGCTCGCCCGGCTCATCCAGCAAGATCCCGGGCTCGCCGCCTACTTGATGAAAGTCAGCCACAGCGCGGTGTACAACCGCGGCAACCCGGTAACTAGCCTGACAATGGCGGTCAGTCGCCTGGGCCTCAACACCACCCGGGATCTCACCATGAGTTACGCGCTCCGGGCGCTATTTTTGATCAACGACACCGGGGTAAAGAGGATGCTTCGTCAGTACTGGCAGCGCAGCGTACACACTGCCGCATTGGCCCACACTATGGCCAAGCGGTATGGCTTCAACCCGGACCGGGCCATGCTGGCTGGACTACTTCAGGATATTGGTGCGCTTCCTATTTTAGCCAAACTTAAATCTTACCCAGAACTTTTGAATGCACCGGCGGACACTGAACGTCTGCTAAGAGAATACACCGGCAAAATAAACGGCTTGATATTGCACGCTTGGCAGTTTGATACCGAAATGAAAATAGCGGCGTTGAACCGAGAAAACTGGATGCGAGACAGCGACAACTCTGCCGACTTGACCGACCTAATATTGATTGCTCGCTATCACACTTATCTACACAGCGGCAGTCATAAGACATTGCCGAAGCTGTGGGATCTACCGGCTTTCAAACGGCTAGGGTTGGAGGACGTCGACCCAGCTGAAGGAATCGCTTTTCTCAAGGAAGCTGAGCAGGAAATTGAGGACCTGCGCTGCACGCTGCAGGGGGGATAG